aaactttctcaaccatctgaggtgaaagaggcactgtttcactctttcaccacacagctgttgTGTACAGATTAAGTGAGGACcacagtgatgtggatgctgaggaacttaaagctgtcctCCCTCTcgaacccagatccattgatgtcaatgggggttagccatctccattcctcctgtaatccacaaccagctcctttgtttttgtgacactgagggagaggttgtttccttgacaccactgtgtcagggtgatgacttcttccctgtgggccaccttgttattgtttgagattaggccaatcaatgtagtgttgatGGCAAAATTAATTAGCAGATGAGagttgtgggtggcgacacagtcatgggtatacagggagtaagggaggggactcagtacacagccctgagggggtCCTGTGTTgacagtcagaggggtggaggtgagggatgctgctggcaatctgacaggaagtccaggatccagctgcacaaggcagtgtCAAGgccgagatctctgagcttcttgtcacgCCTGGATGGAATTATCCACACGTTTTATTTAATCACAGACCGTTTTACTGACTGTCCATACAGCTGAGATCTCATTGGCTGGGCAGGAGATTGATGATTATGTCAGCCAGCTCAGCTGAGATCTCATTGGCTGAGCAGGAGACCAATGACCATGGTGGCCAGCTCAGCTGAGATCTCATTGGCTGGGCAGTTTTAAAGAGTTTTCTTTGCTCAATTGTGTCATTGTCATTCACTGGGCTGCTGGAGTAGCCACTGAAAATGATCGTAGACTCACTTCGATCCCATGCTGGAACTGTCTCAGCCTGTCTCACTGGAGCAGATGAACCTTCTCACAGATACTCGTGACTGTAGCACCCTCTGACTTTGAACAGAGTGTGGAGACGAGACGGCGTACAGGAGTGGGATAGGCGGGCTGGTCGAGTGGTGCTCTCAATGCCAGCAAAATCCCAAGGAATTAATGGTGGTCTTCAAGAAGGGAacgtcaggagaacacacaatcTTTGTGGGGTCAgtggtagaaagggtgagcagcttcgaATTCCCGATGGTCCACATCGTTGagcatctatcctgggcccaacacactgAGGCAATCACAAAGAGGACTCACCAACAGCTATACTGCATTTTGTacagatggagagcattctaactggtttcatTGCCAGTTATAGAGGGGTCACAAAGAGGGCTCAGCAGCCACTAaattccattaggagtttgagacttGGTACGTCACCAGAGACTCTCGTAAAATCCTacggatgtaccatggagagcattctaactggctgtgtcaccatctggtacagaggggccactgtacaggatcgggaaaagctgtagaaagttgtaaactcaggcagctccaacatgggcactggcctccccagaaTTGAGAACATCTTTAAAAGGCGATGCCACAAAAAGTCTGCATCCCCATTAccaaggacatggcctcttctcattgctaccatcagggaggagatacaggagcctgaaggcacacagtcaatgattcaggaatagcttcttcctgtCTGCCAGCTTAATGGATGGACATTAAAcccgtgaacactatctcactattcatCTTTAGCATTACTTAACTTTAAACTTATTTGCAACCGACAGTAGTTTTCTGTCTTGACGGTACAGCTGTCGCTAAAGACAGATTGtatggtgtgtgtgagggagcacgAAGCTGATTGGGATCTGCTGTCCTTCCTTTACATGCTACTAGTACGAAATGTTGCACGTCAGCCCTCCAATGAGTGCCCCGGATGTTCTGCGCAACAGCAGTCTGGCTGACTCTGCTGGCTGGCTCGATGTTGACAAAGACAACCTCCAGCACAAGGAGTACCCAAATGTGTTTGGTATCGGGGACTGCACCAACCTGCCCACGTCCAAGACCGCTGCAGCTGTGGGTAAGTAGGTACTGGGGCCAGTGGTGGGCACAGCCCGTCCCGTAGAGAAATCTTTAGTCCGTGTGTTATGGAAAACAGCGCTGACATTCCTGGTCAGGAGCTTAAGCTGAGTAGAGGCGAGGAGTCAGTCAGTGGTGGGCGCTGAGTACAGACGAGGGGTCGGTCAGTGGtgggcactgagtacaggcgAGGAGTCGGTCAGTGGTGGGCGCTGAGTACAGGCGAGGAGTCGGTCAGTGGTGGGCGCTGAGTACAGACGAGGGGTCGGTCAGTGGTGGGCGCTGAGTACAGACGAGGAGTCGGTCAGTGGTGGGCGCTAAGTACAGGCTAGGAGTCGGTCAGTGGTGGGCGCTGAGTACAGACGAGGGGTCGGTCAGTGGTGGGCGCTGAGTACAGACGAGGAGTCGGTCAGTGGTGGGCGCTAAGTACAGGCTAGGAGTCGGTCAGTGGTGGGCGCTGAGTACTGGCGAGGAGTCGGTCAGTGGTGGGCGCTGAGTACAGACGAGGAGTCGGTCAGTGGTGGGCGCTAAGTACAGGCTAGGAGTTGGTCGGTGGTGGGCGCTGAGTGCAGGCGAGGAGTCGGTCAGTGGTGGGCGCTGAGTACAGGCGAGGAGTCGGTCAGTGGTGGGCGCTGAGTAGAGACGAGGAGTCGGTCAGTGGTGGGCGCTGAGTACAGGCGAGGGGTCGGTCAGTGATGGGTGCTGAGTACTGACGAGGAGTCGGTCAGTGGTGGGCGCTGAGTACAAGTGAGGAGTCGGTCAGTGGTGGGCGCTGAGTACAAGCGAGGAGTCGGTCAGTGATGGGCGCTGAGTAGAGACGAGGAGTCGGTCAGTGGTGGGCGCTGAGTACAAGTGAGGAGTCGGTCAGTGATGGGCGCTGAGTAGAGACGAGGAGTCGGTCAGTGATGGGCGCTGAGTAGAGACGAGGAGTCGGTCAGTGGTGGGCGCTGAGTACAGGCGAGGAGTCGGTCAGTGGTGGGCGCTGAGTAGAGACGAGGGGTCGGTCAGTGATGGGCGCTGAGTAGAGACGAGGAGTCGGTCAGTGGTGGGCGCTGAGTAGAGACGAGGAGTCGGTCAGTGGTGGGCGCTGAGTACAGCCATGGAGTCGGTCAGTGGTGGGCGCTAAGTACAGGCGGGGAGTCGGTCAGTGGTGGGCGCTGAGTACAAGCGAGGAGTCGGTCAGTGGTGGGCGCTGAGTACAGGCGAGGAGTCGGTCAGTGGTGGGCGCTGAGTACAGACGTGGAGTCGGTCAGTGGTGGGCGCTGAGTACAGGCGAGGAGTCGGTCAGTGGTGGGCGCTGAGTACAGGCGAGGAGTCGGTCAGTGGTGGGCGCTGAGTACAGGCGAGGAGTCGGTCAGTGGTGGGCGCTGAGTACAGGCGAGGAGTCGGTCAGTGGTGGGCGCTGAGTACAGGCGAGGAGTCGGTCAGTGGTGGGCGCTGAGTAGAGGCGAGGAGTCGGTCAGTGGTGGGCGCTGAGAACAGGCGTGGAGTCGGTCAGAGGTGGGCGCTGAGTACAGGCGAGGAGTCGGTCAGAGGTGGGCGCTGAGTACTGGCGAGGAGTCGGTCAGTGGTGGGCGCTGAGTACAGGCGAGGAGTCGGTCAGTGGTGGGCGCTGAGTACAGGCGAGGAGTCGGTCAGTGGTGGGCGCTGAGTACAGGCGAGGAGTCGGTCAGTGGTGGGCGCTGAGTACAGGCGAGGAGTCGGTCAGTGGTGGGCGCTGAGTACAGACGAGGGGTCGGTCAGTGGTGGGCGCTGAGTACAGGCGAGGAGTCGGTCAGTGGTGGGCGCTGAGTACAGGCGAGGAGTCGGTCAGTGGTGGGCGCTGAGTACAGGCGAGGAGTCGGTCAGTGGTGGGCGCTGAGTACAGGCGAGGAGTCGGTCAGTGGTGGGCGCTGAGTACAGGCGAGGAGTCGGTCAGTGGTGGGCGCTGAGTACAGGCGAGGAGTCGGTCAGTGGTGGGCGCTGAGTACAGACGTGGAGTCGGTCAGTGGTGGGCGCTGAGTACAGACGAGGAGTCGGTCAGTGGTGGGCGCTGAGTACAGACGAGGAGTCGGTCAGTGGTGGGCGCTGAGTACAGGCGAGGAGTCGGTCAGTGGTGGGCGCTGAGTACAGGCGAGGAGTCGGTCAGTGGTGGGCGCTGAGTACGCTGAGTACAGGCGAGGAGTCGGTCAGTGGTGGGCGCTGAGTACAGACGAGGAGTCGGTCAGTGGTGGGCGCTGAGTACAGGCGAGGAGTCGGTCAGTGGTGGGCGCTGAGTACAGGCGAGGAGTCGGTCAGTGGTGGGCGCTGAGTACAGGCGAGGAGTCGGTCAGTGGTGGGCGCTGAGTACAGGCGAGGAGTCGGTCAGTGGTGGGCGCTGAGTACAGACGAGGGGTCGGTCAGTGGTGGGCGCTGAGTACAGGCGAGGGGTCGGTCAGTGGTGGGCGCTGAGTACAGGCGAGGGGTCGGTCAGTGGTGGGCGCTGAGTACAGACGAGGAGTCGGTCAGTGGTGGGCGCTGAGTACAGACGAGGGGTCGGTCAGTGGTGGGCGCTGAGTACAGGCGAGGAGTCGGTCAGTGGTGGGCGCTGAGTACAGACGTGGAGTCGGTCAGTGGTGGGCGCTGAGTGCAGACGTGGAGTCGGTCAGTGGTGGGCGCTGAGTACAGGCGAGGAGTCGGTCAGTGGTGGGCGCTGAGTACAGCCGTGGAGTCGGTCAGTGGTGGGCGCTGAGTGCAGACGTGGAGTCAGTCAGTGGTGTGCGCTGAGTACAGGCGAGGAGTCGGTCAGTGGTGGGCGCTGAGTACAGACGAGGAGTCGGTCAGTGGTGGGCGCTGAGTACAGGCGAGGAGTCGGTCAGTGGTGGGCGCTGAGTACAGACGAGGAGTCGGTCAGTGGTGGGCGCTGAGTACAGACGTGGAGTCGGTCAGTGGTGGGCGCTGAGTACAGACGAGGAGTCGGTCAGTGGTGGGCGCTGAGTACAGGCGAGGAGTCGGTCAGTGGTGGGCGCTGAGTACAGGCGAGGAGTCGGTCAGTGGTGGGCGCTGAGTACAGGCGAGGAGTCGGTCAGTGGTGGGCGCTGAGTACAGGCGAGGAGTCGGTCAGTGGTGGGCGCTGAGTACAGGCGAGGAGTCGGTCAGTGGTGGGCGCTGAGTACAGACGAGGGGTCGGTCAGTGGTGGGCGCTGAGTACAGACGAGGGGTCGGTCAGTGGTGGGCGCTGAGTACAGGCGAGGAGTCGGTCAGTGGTGGGCGCTGAGTGCAGACGTGGAGTCGGTCAGTGGTGTGCGCTGAGTACAGGCGAGGAGTCGGTCAGTGGTGGGCGCTGAGTACAGACGTGGAGTCGGTCAGTGGTGGGCGCTGAGTACAGACGTGGAGTCGGTCAGTGGTGGGCGCTGAGTAcaggcagggagggagggaatctgtGAGTCAGGATGTGGGTGTGAGGCTGAGTGTGAATTGTGGAGGGAGTTTGAGTGGGTAATGATGGTGTGTATGAGTTGAGGAAGGGAGTGTTTATGAGTCTGAGTGTATGTGAGCAGGAGTGATtggaggatgggagagtgtgtgggtgtgaggctgtgtgtgtgtttgtgagtgggtGGAGTTGAGGAGTTGTAAGTGTGAGTGGGTGTGagttgaggaggaggaggagtgtgtgtgggtatgggTATGTGTGAGTGGATGTGAGCTGGAGTGATTGGACGatgggagagtgtgtgggtgtgaggctgtgtgtgtgtttgtgagtgggtGGAGTTGAGGAGGGGGTTGACTGGGTTTCTCCACTGCGCACCAGTCGATTCCCTGGTTTCTGGACGATGTAACAGCTCTCCTTGTCCCTCAGCCGCCCAGTCTGTGGTCCTCAGTGCCACCATCGCCAGGGTGATGAAGAACCAGAAACCAAAGAGCAAGGTACAACTTATTTCGTGTGAAATGTTAAATCTGGTCTGCTCACCACAGACgatgactgactgactgactgaatatttccagcactgCTGGTTTTtgtttcacatttccagcatctgctggttCAATTCTGCCTCTCGGTGACATCTGGAGGTTCACAGGTTGGGTGGGAGGGGGTACTGCACTCGCTTACTCAGCTTTGTGGCTCTTGCCCACCATGCACATTGTCTGATGTGCTGGAACGTTCTGTACCAGCCTATTTGTGAGTGCGATGAGAGTCAGGAGGTTTGGAATCTTCTGGAAGGAAGTACTGTGCATCACTGTCCGTAACCAGacacagggaggggaggggaggggataccCGTTcatcagggaggggaggggagaggggagggtatACTCAGTCAAGGGGAGAGAGGGTACGAACCCCTTTCAGGCAgcggagggaattgaacctgcgtcATTGCTGCTGTGATCTTTCTCAGGTGCGGAGGGTGGGTCTCGACCGGTTCTTCTGGAGCCCTGTGACCTCAGAGGATGGCTGAGTGTGGGTGCGGTCAGACGGGTCTGGAAGACCCAGCCCAGGGTACAGGGTACAGAGTGCCATCTGGGCATCACACTCCCTGAGAATGTCTCGCTCAGACGCAGGGGTTATTCCTGCTGTGGGGGGTATATTTCACCATAAGTTCTGTCCTTGTGGGCTGTGGGATCATGCTGTTCCCCACCTGATGGGACATCTCAGACTGATGTGGGCTTGGTGTAATGGCTTTGCTGTCTGGTGTGTGTGCAGTACGACGGCTACACGTCCTGCCCATTGGTGACTAGCTACAACAAGTGTGTACTGGCAGAGTTTGATTACGATGGGCAGCCACTCGAGACCTTCCCGTTCGACCAAGGCAAGGAGCGCAGGACCATGTTCCACATGAAGGCTGACATCATGCCCCCTCTCTACTGGCACGCTCTCCTCAAGTAAGTATCTTCCTCTCTGCTTCCCGGTTCCTGTCAGGCTGGAGTGGGGGCATTACGTTCCTGTGGGGAGGTTGCATGTGGAGAGTTGTCTTCTGTTTGGTTAACCTGCTGCTGGTCAGGCTGCTGAGGGGATTTGCCGGGACGCAAGTGGCTGGGTTACGAAGAGAGGATGGGCAGAATTCCTCGGAGCGCAGGGTGACCCTACGGAGGCCCACTAAACCACAAGGGCGTTAATGGGGGCGTATGCACAGTTTTTGCCAGAATTGGCAATTCTGGAACTGGAGGGCATAGGttagggtgagagggaaaagatttaataggaaactAAGAGACAGTTTTTCACTTGGAGAATGGGCaggatatggaatgagctgccagaggaagtggttgaggcaggtacattcacaacttttaaaagacacttggaccgGTACGTGGGTAGGAAAGGGTTAGCGGTATACAGACCAACTGTGGGACAGTGGGACCGGTGTAGATGGGAACCTTGGTCAGTACAGAgaggttgggctgaagggcctctgtgtgaggggagggagggatgggcTGTAAGAGCAGCCATGGCAGTGGTCATGATTGACTTTGCAAAATCTCGAGCAGTTAGACATGGCGGAGAGGGAGAGATGCTTCTCTACAGTGCTGCCCAGtcctgacagtgtgtgtgtgaagtgtATAATCGATGGACAGTGACCTGTACGCAGGGGCAGGACAAACTCTAACATCATTCTTTCTACTTTTCTCCAGGGGATGGTGGGGCGGGCCAGCACCGCTCAGAaagctgctgcaccttggcttcAAGTAGCCAGACATAGTGAAGACCAACACTGAAACATCGATTTGTCTCACCTTCTGATATTGACATTAGCAACAATCCAGAAGTGTTACTGGAAGCTACTGTACCTCTGGCGTTACTGCAAAGATCATGTATACTCTCAGCGGAGGAACGAATACCCAACCCGTTTGCCTTCACTGACCACCCATGTCTTCCATGCCACTGCCCAGACTGGGCCTAGGGAAATGAggcttccatcatggctgagaaactgcctccccccctccccaatccTAGTACCAGCTCCCGTGAGGCTTGGAACTGTCTCCCACATTCCCAGAACCAACTCCTGTCACGGGTCAGAACCCGATTCCCCCATTCCCAGTACCAACTCCCGTAACTGGTCAGAACCCATCTCCCACATTCCCAGTACCAACTCCCGTGAGGTTCgaactgtctcccccattcccAGTACCAACTCCCGTCACAGGTCAGAACCCAACTCCCCCATTCCCAGTACCAACTCCCGTGAGGTTCAAACTGTCTCCCACATTCCCAGTACCAAATCCCGTAATGGGTCAGAATCCGTCTCCCACATTTCCAGCACCAGCTCCCATGAGGTTCGAACTGTCTCCCACATTCCCAGTACCAACTCCCGTGAGGTTCAAACTGTCTCTCACATTCCCAGTACCAAATCCCGTAATGGGTCAGAATCCGTCTCCCACATTTCCAGCACCAGCTCCCATGAGGTTCGAACTGTCTCCCACATTCCCAGTACCAGCTCCCATGAGGTTCGAACTGTCTCCCACATTTCCAGCACCAGCTCCCATGAGGTTCgaactgtctcccccattcccAGTACCAACTCCCGTCAGGCTTGGAACTGTCTCTCCGATTCCCAGTACCAACTCCCATGAGGCTTGGAACTGTTTCCCACATTCCCAGTACCAACTCCCGTCATAGATCAGAACCCGTCTCCCCCATTCCCAGTACCGACTCCCGTCACAGGTCAAAACCCATCTCCCACATTCCCAGTACCAACTCCCGTGAGTTTCGAACGGTCTCCCCCATTCCCAGTACCAACTCCCGTCAGGCTCAGAACACGTCTCCCACATTCCCAGTACCAGCTCCCATGAGGCTTGGAACTGTCTCCCACATTCCCAGTACCAGCTCCCATGAGGCTTGGAACTGTCTCCCCAATCCCAGTACCAGCTCCCGTAACAGGTCAGAACCCATCTCCCCCATTCCCAGTACCAACTCCCGTCACAGGTCAGAACCCGTTTCCCCCATTCCCAGTACCAATTCCCGTCACAGGTCAGAACCCGTCTCCCCCATTCCCAGTACCAACCCGTCACAGGTCAGAACCCGTCTCCCCCATTCCCAGTACCAACTCCCGTCAGGCTCGGAACCCGTCTCCCCCATTCCCAGTACCAACTCCCGTAACAGGTCAGAACCCGTCTCCCCCATTCCCAGTACCAACTCCCGTCACAGGTCAGAACCCGTCTCCCCCATTCCCAGTACCAACTCCCGTAACAGGTCAGAACCCGTCTCCCCCATTCCCAGTAACAACTCCCGTCACAGGACAGAACCCGTCTCCCCCATTCCCAGTACCAACTCCCGTCACAGGTCAGAACCCGTCTCCCCCATTCCCAGTACCAGCTCCCGTGAGGTTCgaactgtctcccccattcccAGTACCAACTCCCGTCACAGGTCAGAACCCGTCTCCCCCATTCCCAGTACCAGCTCCCGACAGGCTTGGAACACATCTCCCCCATTACCAATACAGACTCCAGTCACAGGTCAGCCCGTCTCCCCCATTCCCAGTACCAACTCCCGTCACAGGTCAGAACCCGTCTCCCACATTTCCAGTACCAACTCCCTTGAGGTTCGAACTGTCTCCCGCATTCCCAGTACCAACTCCCGTCACGGGTCAGAATCTGTCTCCCACATTCCCAGTACCAACTCCCAACAGGCTTGgaactgtctcccccattcccAGTACTAACTCCAGTGAGGCTCGGAACCCGTCTCCCACATTCCCAGTACCAACTCCCGTCATTGGTCAGAATCCTTCTCCCACATTTCCAGTACCAACTCCCGTCATTGGTCAGAATCCTTCTCCCACATTTCCAGTACCAACTCCCGTCATTGGTCAGAATCCTTCTCCCACATTCCCAGTACCAACTCCCGTAATGAGTCAGAATCCGTCTCCCACTTTTCCAGTACCAGCTCCCGTGAGATTCgaactgtctcccccattcccAGTACCAACTCCTGTCATGGGTCAGAATCCATCTCTCCCATTCCCAGTACCAACTCCCGTAATGGGTCAGAATCCGTCTCCCACATTTCCAGTACCAGCTCCCGTGAGGTTTgaactgtctcccccattcccAGTACCAACTCCCGTCATTGGTCAGAATCCATCTCTCCCATTCCCAGTACCAACTCCCGTAATGGGTCAGAATCCGTCTCCCACATTTCCAGTACCAGCTCCCGTGAGGTTTgaactgtctcccccattcccAGTACCAACTCCCGTCAGGCTTGGAACCCatctcc
The nucleotide sequence above comes from Hypanus sabinus isolate sHypSab1 chromosome 28, sHypSab1.hap1, whole genome shotgun sequence. Encoded proteins:
- the LOC132382670 gene encoding uncharacterized protein LOC132382670 translates to MWEMGSKPDGSWYWEWGRQFKPHGSWYWKCGRRILTHYGSWYWEWERWILTNDGSWYWEWGRQFKPHGSWYWKCGRRILTHYGSWYWEWERWILTHDRSWYWEWGRQFKPHGSWYWKCGRRILTHYGSWYWEWERWILTNDGSWYWEWGRQFKPHGSWYWKCGRRILTHYGSWYWEWERWILTHDRSWYWEWGRQFESHGSWYWKSGRRILTHYGSWYWECGRRILTNDGSWYWKCGRRILTNDGSWYWKCGRRILTNDGSWYWECGRRVPSLTGVSTGNGGDSSKPVGSWYWECGRQILTRDGSWYWECGRQFEPQGSWYWKCGRRVLTCDGSWYWEWGRRADL